Proteins encoded together in one Dasypus novemcinctus isolate mDasNov1 chromosome 9, mDasNov1.1.hap2, whole genome shotgun sequence window:
- the PRMT6 gene encoding protein arginine N-methyltransferase 6: protein MSLPQKRKLESGGGGEEGEGTEEKDGGELEAAPPRPRRTKRERDQLYYECYSDVSVHEEMIADRVRTDAYRLGILRNWAALRGKTVLDVGAGTGILSIFCAQAGARRVYAVEASAIWQQARDVVRLNGLEERVHVLPGPVETVELPEKVDVIVSEWMGYGLLHESMLSSVLHARTKWLKEGGLVLPASAELFVAPISDQMLEWRLGFWSQVKQHYGVDMSCLESFATRCLMGHSEIVVQGLSGEDVLARPQSFARLELARSGLEQELEAGVGGRFRCSCYGSAPMHGFAIWFQVTFPGGDSEKPLVLSTSPFHPATHWKQALLYLNEPVQVEQDTDISGEITLLPSRDNPRHLRALLRYKVGDQEEKTKDFAMED, encoded by the coding sequence ATGTCGCTGCCCCAGAAAAGAAAGCTTGAGTCTGGGGGCGGCGGCGAAGAAGGGGAGGGCACTGAAGAGAAAGATGGCGGAGAACTGGAGGCAGCCCCTCCGCGACCTCGCAGGACTAAGCGGGAGCGGGACCAGCTGTACTACGAGTGCTACTCGGACGTCTCCGTCCACGAGGAAATGATCGCCGACCGCGTCCGCACCGACGCCTACCGCCTGGGCATCCTGCGGAACTGGGCAGCGCTGCGGGGCAAGACGGTGCTGGACGTGGGCGCGGGCACGGGCATTCTGAGCATCTTCTGTGCGCAGGCCGGAGCCCGGCGCGTGTACGCGGTGGAGGCCAGCGCCATCTGGCAACAGGCCCGGGACGTGGTGCGGCTCAACGGGCTGGAGGAGCGGGTGCACGTTCTCCCGGGGCCCGTGGAGACGGTGGAGTTGCCTGAGAAGGTGGACGTCATCGTGAGCGAGTGGATGGGCTATGGCCTCCTGCACGAGTCCATGCTGAGCTCCGTGCTCCACGCGCGGACCAAATGGCTGAAGGAGGGCGGCCTAGTGCTGCCAGCTTCTGCCGAGCTCTTCGTGGCGCCCATCAGCGACCAGATGCTGGAGTGGCGCCTGGGCTTCTGGAGCCAGGTGAAGCAGCACTACGGGGTGGACATGAGCTGCCTGGAGAGCTTCGCCACGCGCTGCCTCATGGGCCACTCGGAGATCGTGGTGCAGGGCCTGTCCGGCGAGGACGTGCTGGCCCGGCCGCAGAGCTTTGCTCGGCTGGAGCTGGCTCGCTCAGGCTTAGAGCAAGAGCTGGAGGCCGGGGTGGGCGGGCGCTTCCGCTGCAGCTGCTATGGCTCTGCGCCCATGCATGGCTTCGCCATCTGGTTCCAGGTGACCTTCCCCGGAGGGGACTCGGAGAAACCCCTGGTGCTGTCCACCTCGCCTTTTCACCCGGCCACTCACTGGAAGCAGGCGCTCCTCTACTTGAACGAGCCGGTGCAAGTGGAACAAGACACGGATATTTCCGGAGAGATAACGCTGCTGCCCTCCCGGGACAACCCCCGGCACCTGCGCGCGCTGCTGCGCTACAAAGTGGGGGACCAGGAGGAAAAGACCAAAGACTTTGCCATGGAGGACTAA